The sequence below is a genomic window from Lolium perenne isolate Kyuss_39 chromosome 7, Kyuss_2.0, whole genome shotgun sequence.
GCCAAAAATTAATTTAGCCAGTTCACTACGGGAAAGGAACAAGGGGCCGACGGCCAGGACATGTGCCGACAACAAATTATCGTGTATGCTGACGATCTTGCTACCTTCTATAAGATGATGATGATCTTGTTGTGATGATGATCTTCTGATTCAATTACTATTTTTGCTGCTAATTATTCTCTGAATTAACTGCTATTTTACTCGCTGGAATAAAAAAACAAATGGCAGCAACTGTGCCAATGGCATTGCTGTCGGCACAGACCTTTAGCCGTGCCAAATGGTAGGGAAGCCACATGTTTCTTAGGCCAACCGACTACTATGCCGATGGCAAGCTATGTCGACGGCTCGAGCTGCCGTCGGCTGCGTCATGTGCCGACTGTAATATCCCAAAATTTTGAAATGTTTAATTATTAAATAAGTAGATTGAATTGTTTATCTTTTTTGAAATTTCAcaagaaactaatttttttgagttttatttaaaaacctttcccaaaatggcgttttcacaaatatttgttTTCAAAGTATTTCCAAAAGCAAACCTATTTCTATTTTATGGATTTGAAATGCTATAAGATTTTATTTAAGATAAAAAGGCTGAAACGTTATTTTGGAATATCAATGCACAAGTAGTCATATAAAGCGTTATATGCATAATGACATTTTCGTAATTTGGTTTTGACTAAAATTAATTTTATAAAGTCACTTGAGTCATTTCAACTTCAATATCAAAATCCATGTCGAAATAAAATCTACCAAAAGTTTTAGTTTCGGAAGATATTTTAATTACATGTTTTCATAAAATCTaaagtatgtttcttgttttcctAATATGCTAATATGCCAAATGCATAAAAATATATTTCTGTATTTTTATTTGGACTGGAATAGTGCTCCATAATGTCCAGATACAGTACTGTTTTTTTACGAATTTTTCATAATTTACTTGAGTCAATTTGAATGCCTAAAACTGAAACTTAAAACTAAATcagaaaaagaataaaaaaaagAAATTGGCAAGGCAGCTCAATCAACGAGCAGCAGCCACGTTCTGCACATACGGGCGCACCGCGCAAGCCGGCCAAGGCAGGCTAGCAAGCAGCACCAGCATCGCACGCCCGCGTTTTGCtttgatttttcttttctttctgaacGTGCGGGACCCGCGGTCATCACCTACCTGAAGCTCAATCCTCGAAGCCTACGAATCGAAACAGACTCCGTAAATATTCCGATTTCTTGGCCGATTAAGTTTGGATTTCGTTGCCCTTTTACTACGAATAGTCTCTCTATAAATAACCACAATCTTATCTGTTTTTGACACTTCGAAACCCTAATCTTGGTACCGTGAGGCCGCCAAAATTTCTCGCCGAagttcgcgccgccgccgccctcactGAGCTTCGAAGGTTGATGTTGCCGTTATCTCAGACCTCGCGAGACCCTCTTTTCCTAACCAACCTCTCACCCTTGGTCTACATCTCGTTCTCACCATTTTCCCCCATCTGCAGATCGAGCACGTAGACGCCGCGAATTTGTCGTCGGAGTTCGCCGGAGTTGACTGTCGTACCGCCGCCTCCATTCACCCGTAGCTACCACCCGAGCAAGAGGAACAAGACGGGATGGACACCACTGCGACTGccgttttttcgataaaggatgctttattactttaagaagcaattacatccagcctctacataaccaggatgcacatagCCGTTTGTTGTCTCAATAGTCCAAAATTACGAAAACAAaaaaaggcgaaatacatatcggaacgatgaatcatatgacgCCTAAGATGTAGGTGGAGctactatccgtagactatgctgccacccatgtaggaaaaAAGTATCTCTCGctgtatcctccaaccgtgtacagacctccgtaaatagatcTTGGTTCTTCACACGCtaaagaggtaaccacgaacggagaatacctgtgcaTCTGTAGATGATCTGCAACAAAtagcaatttttgtcattaaagatcttgttatttctacatagccagagcgcccagataactgctagcgcccccatcctaaaaagcattttaaaccttgagttaataccatgaagccaattgccaaagacattagcgACACTAGTCGGCGGATACAAGGTAgatgctacttggatgactgaccatatagatctcgcaaactggcactggaagaataaatgtttgatggtttcatcatgatgacaaaagacacatcgtgtacttccgtgccaattccgcttaacaagattgtctttggtgagtatAACCGCGCGACGAAGGTGCCATCCAAAAAATTTATTTTTAATGATATCTTCATCTTCTAAaattttttattattatcaactggtaaatcagaaagcaggatcgcattgtataaagattttaCAGAAAAAGTACCATCTACATGGAGATTCCATCGAAATTCATCTGGCTCTGGCGATAACTAAATATCTCCAAGCCGCTGAATTAGATTGTTCCATACCACAAGTCTTTGTCCTAGTACTGCGACTGCCGTTATCCGCCGCACCTCGTCATCCACTTCGCCAACTCGAGAGACCTTCCCAACCACTGCAAGATCAACACCAATCTCACGGCTCTTCGTGTGCGTGTTTTTCCGGCCACCTGAACGTTCCTGGCTGGTGAGCTGCTGCTACATTCCACTCTTTAAGGTTAGATTATAATCCAACAGCTACAAATAGATCAAAGTATCAGCCAATCAGAAAGCAATCCAACTTATACGTTTCCGATCGATTGGTTCCTGTATGTGCTAGCTCATATGTTATGTCTAACTTCAAAATTCCATATCAAATCATCTATAGCTCGGTTTTAGGTGATGTTTCTTGCGTTGAGTTTGTAgttaaattctctacaactttcgtcTAGAAAGTTTTCCTATCGGAATAACTTTTTATGACAACTTTTCGAACACTATTATCATTATCCTGAAAAATATTTAATCTTGTAAAATCCATAACAATTATTTTGTAACTTGGAAAATTACATATAATGTACCATTGGATAGAAAACTGCGAAGAACACCATGATGCAGTAAAAACATACTTTTTAATTAGTTTCAATTATTCAAATTTAAATATGTCAATATGAATATTTTAGGCATGACTTGTATTCTACAAATTCAAATCACATGATTCCTTTTGCAAATGGAAGTCTATTGATGTTCTATATCTAGTATCACCACTTTTTAAAACTTTCCAAATTATGTGTAAGTATTGAAGTCTACATATGAGGGTCCGAGTAATTTTAGCAAAACTTAAATTCTATAAATCATTTTAACTTGATTCCTTTTTGCAAACGAAACATATCAAAAGTATACATCCATTAGCCCTCATATTTAGTTTAGTTGAACACATTCACTTTAGAACACATATCTTTCTATGTGTCATACGACACAATCCATAAATcctactttatcatatcttttcttTTGAATATGTGTTACTCATCAATATCCATCGAAACCATTATCATAATTCATTTTTGTAAACATTGAGGTTGAATCTTAAACTCATAATTACATTTTGCCAAAGTGAATCATATGATCATAACCCATCTACAAAAATCATTTAGATATTTTCATCATGTCCAAGATCATATATATCCTAATTATATTTGCCTAGTTCACAATATTCAAACTACacatgagttatttgagtaaattgTGACAAATCTTATTTATAGAGTTTCCTTGTGCAAATGTTGTGGAGACACTCTACACATGTGTGGAGGACTTCGGGCACTTTTAGTTAGAATGTGTTCTTGAAGAGGACCTCAGGAACGATGCAGAAcctcgtggtgagtcagtggtggatctaaaggacatagatatgcttgagaagttacaagtggaagatgatagcgatgatgagcctccacccgtctaTCAAGCTCCAACTTAGTACtcaaaagatagtgatagtgatagtgacaaggagaaacaaaatgagattgacaatgagattgatgacggctggtgagggtcttttatgtatttatatttcaacatgcttcttatttgtttagtgtctttatgcttagtatttattttttttcaacatgcttcttatttgtttagtatctttatgcttagtatttatatttttttcaacatgcttcttatttgtttagtatctttatgcttagtatttatatatttttcaacatgcttcttaattgtttagtgtctttatgcttactatttatatatttttcaacatgcttcttaattgttttctctttctcaatgcaggtgattgaacaATATGAGCGGCGGCAAGGAGGACTCGTCGAGCTTGCTTAAGAAGATGCAACAGCGCAAGACCAATGTTAGAAGGAGTGAGAGGGCACCGCGTCGATATCCGCGTTACGAGGACGGCgcggggggaggaggaggaggaggacgaggacgaggacggggacgaggtggtggagttggaggtggagctggaggtggaggtggctggggaggagctggaggtggaggtggctggggaggaGCGGACTTTGAGCCACCACCCTCGGCTTCAGGCGACGTTGCTTCCGGGTTCTTTTTGGAGGGGCCGTCTAGAGAGGAGGCGGAGACGGAGTCTAGAGCCGAGGAGGACTCTAGCCGCGGGTTCGAGACTCCGGAGGAGGACGGGAGGCCGAAGCCACTgaagattcgtggggaagcgagagtccccgacgagaggaaggagcctaagacccatgaGGCGAAGACCCTTATTATTCCTGCTAGCCCTAAGTAAGTGTACTAATTCGGCAATTTCGAttttcatgtactaatgtttgattttcatgtgcagcaATTGGACATTTCCTCCGGGGGCCAAGGGGCGCCTGCCTAGCAGCATGATTGGGGCTTTGCTTaggaagttctggccgggcaagTACTATCCCCTCGGCACTGTCCCCGCTGGAGAgaagaagctagccactacttggacggactatgagagtgcccctggcgtaggcttcccgacggctactgaggccgtgatgagaaagttttgggtaagacatattttctcgagcttcgttcatatttgatgaccccaatgtgctaactcatgactctcacaattgtttttttgcatgattgaagtgttttTATCGTGTGGCGCCCGAGGTTGAGGAGACGGCGAACATGACTTTGCGGGCGacttgtgagaggttgacaccgcaggtgcggtacaaccaaaggatcacgtccgcgggtcacttctgggcacagagaggcgagagggtccagaagccggacattgtcggtaagaatgctaaggccgagtacgagatgacggtggaggactacatgtcggtgagtaaaatgtcaatgagattctacattgctactaagttgcaattgcattagattgagttgagtattgcattttcaggttatccccgattgggccgagccgcatgccgaggcatgggaggagatggttaggacgaggtggctcaagCTGGACGAGGACTTTGCAGCCGTGGCGAGGCGGAACGCGGAGAACCGAGGCGACGGTGTCACACACTGTGGGGGAAACCTCAGCTACGAGCGCTACAAGGGGAAGACGGTATGTACACATTTTATTTTCCGTCAGGTTCAAAGTTGGTACTCACAACATTTCCTTTCGCGATGCAGAGGGCCGAGTTAGGACCCGAGGAGGAGATTTCCGACCtcgagatatacaacaagatgcggcttaagaagctcgatctctcgcagcctcagccctcgcaccctgagtacttcggcacctacgccgatgacgtcgagaactactgcgcgatggtgaggcatcgtcacccggaggtggatgaccccatgagcgcggagatcgacgaggagtcgttggtcctgtcgtctggagggttgccgcatggccgtctcgtcatgctgaacaaggccgtcaagcataccctcaccacgTCCTTCATGTGTCTCAAGGCGGGCCTCACCAAGGACagcccccctctcccgcctcgtcgCCAGCCTCGGCGACCCGCATACGACGTATGTTACCCTCATTTCCATCCTCTTTCCGACTTTCATTCATACATGGCTAAGTGCTAACGAGATATGaatttctgaaattgtagcctgacttcgaggcggcctacATGGCCGCTTATGAAGAATATCAGGTGGCCTATAACCGGCGGCAGAAGGAGTTCCAGGAGTACATAACATATATACATGTAAGTTCCAACCTTTCTTTTCGCAAATGATGACAAGTCCCACTTCCCCTAATTTGATGCTTCATTTCTGCAAAGACTGAcatgtaaactatcttgcagACGTCGATGATGGCCAAGGAAACTGGACAGACAGTGGAGTTAGGGTCGTGGCCTCCCTTGCCGGAGCCGGCGCCACTCATGCCATCGAAGGAAAGTTTCGCTGCGACATACTATGGGAGAACAGCGGTAAGTTCTTCGCCAAAACGAATACTACgactttcctttgcctcgcaagcTGCTAACATCTCGAGAACATGTATGTAGGGAACGAGATGTTCCGCGAACCAGGGTGGTGGGAGGGAGATGACACCGGTTCATCAtggtggtccttctcccggtgctacTCCCGGTACTTCTCACGGTACTTCTCCCggtggttcttctgcagcttctactGGAAGGCATCGGCCCGGGCCGGTGTTtagcggcgacgagctcctctagTTGTCCCATGTATCTTATGCACACTACGGCACCATGTATGCACACTATGgcactatgacactatgtatgcacCATATAGCACTATTGACACTATGTATGCACTTGATGTTATGTGTATTTGCATTTCATGCATGTGAATTTTATGTGAATTATATGTGCTTTTATATCCTACCAAATCTGGAAAACGTGCGAAACAGCAAAAAAACGAAAAAATGTGCCAAATGGTtgcggctacgccgacggcattcCCCTCGGGGTATCGCCAGATGTGCCCAGGAACCGCCACGCGTCCAAACATGTGCCAAATTGTTGCGGGTACGCCGATGGCATTCCCCTCGGGGTATCGCCAAGTATGCCCAGGGCGCGCCACGCGTACAAAATGGACCAAATGGcacagggctacgccgacggtgtGCCCCTCGGCGTATCGTGCGCCAGGGACGCCCAGGTCGCGCCACGTGTGGACGTACGCCGACGGTGTGCCCCTCGGCGTATCGTGCGCCAGGGTCGCCCAGGTCCTGACACGTGTCGACGTACGCCGACGgtgcggccctcggcgtagccgtaACGGCCGTCACCTTGACGGTGCCGGTTAGCGAGCTGCGCCGACGGCCAGTACGCCGACGGGTGGGGCCTACCGTCGGCCCTTTCCGTCTACGCCGACGGGCGGCGCTACGCCGAGGCCCAACTTCCCCGAGGAGCTACGCCGAGAGGCACCGTCGGTGTATCGTACACCGAGGGCAAGTTGGTGCTACGCCGAGCGCCGTAGGCCGTCGGCATCTTGCAGGATTCCTGTAGTGATACTTCTTTCTTCATCATGCCCAGTTTTACAAAGTTGTGGGGGTTATATACACCAGTTTTAACTTGAGGGGTTCTCTGCCCCTTTTCTGAAAGTTGTGGGGTTATCTATACTTCTTTCTTCATCATGCTGTCGGCGGCGTCGAGGATCTTGCGGGCCTGCCGTGAGGCATCTCGCGCTGCCCGCTCAGCTGCGTCGGCGGCATCTCGCTGCGCCGCGGTGATCGCTCGCTCATGCCCAGGCGGTGCGGCCGCCTCAGATCCGCGTAGTCCCTCCCGGAGCCGCCTGTCCGTCCGCCGCGGCCGTTCCCCCATCGCCGCACGGAGCCGCGGCAGTGGATCCACGACCGCCGCGCCACCAACCAGCATCCATGGTCCCGCACCAGGTAAGGTGATCTTTGTGGCAGAAGACAAGGACCTGGAGTCAGATGAAGCCCTGTGGGCCTTGTACGAGCGCTGGTGCGAGGCTTTCAACGAGGAGCGAGACTATAATGAGATGGCTACTCGGTTCAGCTACTTCAAGGATACTGTGCTGCTTGTACACCATACTAACAATGCTGATCTGCCATACAAACTTGGAATAAGCATCTTTGCTGATGGGAAGCTATCAGAACTCATGGCACCTAAAGTTCCTTTCATAAACTTCGTTAGGAGAAGGCCTTGCTCTGTTGTTTCAGAGACATCCGGCGATACCTTGTGCAAGAAAGAACTTGAGGGACAGCAGCAGGAGAACTCAAATCAATCTGCATGATCTCTGGAGCAACTCTGGATCTAGAGTAAGCTATGCGTAGTTGTAGCACGTTGTGCTTTCGAACCAAAGTCATGATTATGGAAGGCATATATGAGCTTCTGTAAGTCATGCGTATTATTTGTACTATGTTATGTTTCTGCCAGACATTGAACTTTAAGATGTCCCGTATGGTAATGCCATGTTATATGTAATCTTCATACTGAAGAAAAATGcttgaaacaaaaaaacaagtTTGAACTTTTTACCCAAGTTAATTAACTCCCATCGACGTACTCCGTATTTCATATTTGCAATGCATATGCGCCCACGGTTAGCTTCCTTGACAGACTAAAGTTTGGTCGGCCGGGCACCTGCGAAACATCTGGGTGTTCAATGTGAATTACAGGGGATGCACGAATTATTGCCTAAGGTTTCATCCGGACAAGGAGAGTTTACACTGAAGTATGCAAACAATATGCTCCAGAATTTTGACATAAAAGCATAAGAACTAAGATGATCTGAGTTCCTGACATGCTTGGTTTCAAATAGTACTCTGGAGCTAAGATTACAGACAGCTAAGTAGTCATACATCAGAACAGAAAAAAGTAGATATCTCAAAAGATTCCGGAGGACATGTCCAATAGATATTTGAAATTAAATACTTGGGTAAATCACTAGCTTTGCATCTGGGTTTTCATAGGTTGGAAAAGATATCAAGCGTCACTTACGAACACCACAGTAGAGCCATGCTTGAACACTGGAACTCTACTATGTAGGGTGTATCACATGTTGGGAATTTCATTGTATCATGTTCTAACCCTCTTTATGAGCTAAGCCATACTTACGAACACATGCAGATGAATCTCATTGTATCGTGTCCTAACCCTCTTCTGAGCTCAGCAGTAATTGTTGGGAATTTCAGAACAAGCAATGCCTAACCATCGGCCTCTTTGAAATTTTCCTCCACTGCCAAGAAGTCAATGCACTTGCTCTTCAACTCCTGACAATTGTGCGTTTCAGCACAAGCTAAGGTAGTTGCAACTGTATCTGCCGACACCTTATCCCATAACTTTTGGGCACACATGAGCTTCAGCCTGTCTAATGCATATCGATCAGCCGCAACGAGCAAATCCTGAAGTATCTCGGTGGAAGAGTCCCCAAGCTCGTCTTCTTCAGGCAACGCATCGGTGTACATGAACCGAAGCATAACTTTGAATGTTGCAGGCGTGATTTCGTGGAGTGTGATGGATGTCATCCTAGCCTCGGCCATGGAGCCAAAGAGCTCTGCTCTGAAGACCGGTGAGCGGGCAGCAAGCACTGCACGGTGGGCATGGAATGTCTCGCCATCAATGGTGAATGACACGTCCATGCCGTCCATGTGATCTAGCAAGCTACCGAGATGGATCTGGAGGTCCGAAGGCGGCACCAGAATAGGGTTGTCATGTATGACCATGATGCCACACACAAATGTAATGTGTCCCTCTCTTACGTAGTCATTCTCCAGCGCAGTTCCCTTGACAAACTGACTCCATCCCCAATCGACATCATCATCATTGCTTTCGCCATCGATTGGGAATTCATGAACACGTGCCCTACTTGTAGCCTTGGTACATGGTTCTCCATCCTTGTCCATCAAGAAGGCCTCGATAATTGCCTTTACTCTTGTGGTTCTGCCCATGTGCTTGAGGAATATGGATAGATGTTCGCCCTTGTGTTCCTTATGTGCCCCACGAGGGTAGCACTCAATCCTCCAGTTGTGTCCCCCGACGGAGAAGACGTCGGAGAGGATGGCCTTGCCGATGGGAAGCTGCTTGGTTTGCTCGTAGTCTATTCTGAACTGAACAGAAGAACCCAACATCGTGGTACTCGAATGCGTCTCCGGCCCGGTCTTCTTATCTTTCTTGCTCACTGAACAAATTGTTAAGTAAGTTCAACAGAAAACTTCACCACCAATTTGAAAATAAAAAACGAATTTATTCAGATATTTTTCGAAGGCAAGGATCCCCTCATGCCTCAGGTGATGAATTCTTCAGATTAACGAACCGAGGAAGAC
It includes:
- the LOC127316686 gene encoding BTB/POZ and MATH domain-containing protein 1-like — encoded protein: MSKKDKKTGPETHSSTTMLGSSVQFRIDYEQTKQLPIGKAILSDVFSVGGHNWRIECYPRGAHKEHKGEHLSIFLKHMGRTTRVKAIIEAFLMDKDGEPCTKATSRARVHEFPIDGESNDDDVDWGWSQFVKGTALENDYVREGHITFVCGIMVIHDNPILVPPSDLQIHLGSLLDHMDGMDVSFTIDGETFHAHRAVLAARSPVFRAELFGSMAEARMTSITLHEITPATFKVMLRFMYTDALPEEDELGDSSTEILQDLLVAADRYALDRLKLMCAQKLWDKVSADTVATTLACAETHNCQELKSKCIDFLAVEENFKEADG
- the LOC127312826 gene encoding uncharacterized protein, yielding MLSAASRILRACREASRAARSAASAASRCAAVIARSCPGGAAASDPRSPSRSRLSVRRGRSPIAARSRGSGSTTAAPPTSIHGPAPGKVIFVAEDKDLESDEALWALYERWCEAFNEERDYNEMATRFSYFKDTVLLVHHTNNADLPYKLGISIFADGKLSELMAPKVPFINFVRRRPCSVVSETSGDTLCKKELEGQQQENSNQSA